One genomic segment of Hordeum vulgare subsp. vulgare chromosome 2H, MorexV3_pseudomolecules_assembly, whole genome shotgun sequence includes these proteins:
- the LOC123427080 gene encoding diacylglycerol lipase-beta-like isoform X2, with amino-acid sequence MAVGALQLVGAIYLMFVIVSDLPNERRPTSCFFGQDGAEQVSRRALIALFLILSWVVVVLQCFTGSDVLRWRSFYATHDMAWKAHYREVFDHGIREALCCLGRAKYMTVLEEDEVYSVARLLGELVAYRASGTGHLELLAGLALLQKHGNLPDLQTDLVEAPHKLMREAAILHPFAEACYTGPLLDVGRNPILFPCAWIYRQGVLTPWARRRRPALDGDNWWRGHAAAFLRFVKLAPTALVRGRVRQSKREAAYFVVVLHDKKTVLIGVRGTETPEDLITDGLCRECAFTMEDLDGLVNSELLPVTTRERVISTFPHYGHGGIVEAARELFMQLNDCTGDNDNSENTSSRKHGFLSTLVQEGSECHGYKIRVVGHSLGGAVATVLGMMLFGRYPDVHVYAYGPLPCVDLVIAEACSQFVTTIVNNDEFSSRLSINSILRLRSAAISTLSDNSPDDTAMIQKLARRILNANKYHERQSPHQDALCNTEPDPQDLQNGFGGYDGPSSSIDEPRSYRSLQIDQDVRRIPLDGHDSGLEEAQTSSGEILVESREMFLAGLIIHVVRNRRSLFPLWKCWNPQEAEQPYKAVFAKRENFRDIAVTPSMFMDHLPWRCRFAMQRTLEAQPSHHRANSDSPVQHLV; translated from the exons ATGGCTGTTGGTGCATTGCAGCTGGTTGGGGCAATTTATCTCATGTTTGTCATTGTGAGTGATCTTCCCAACGAAAGAAGACCCACGTCCTGTTTCTTTG GACAGGATGGAGCTGAGCAGGTCTCCAGACGAGCATTAATTGCTTTGTTTCTTATCCTTTCCTGGGTTGTGGTCGTCCTTCAGTGCTTCACGGGTTCTGATGTACTGAGATGGCGATCATTCTATGCGACCCATGATATGGCATGGAAAGCTCATTACAGGGAAGTGTTTGATCATGGAATTCGTGAGGCTTTGTGCTGCTTAGGACGTGCAAAGTATAT GACTGTATTGGAAGAAGATGAGGTATATTCTGTGGCAAGACTTCTGGGTGAATTGGTTGCATACCGTGCTTCTGGGACTGGCCATTTGGAACTGTTAGCAG GGCTTGCTCTATTGCAGAAGCATGGGAATTTGCCTGATTTGCAAACTGACCTTGTGGAGGCACCTCATAAGCTTATGCGAGAAGCTGCTATTCTCCATCCATTTGCTGAAGCATGTTACACG GGGCCACTTCTTGATGTCGGAAGAAACCCCATTTTGTTTCCATGTGCATGGATTTATCGACAAGGCGTTTTAACTCCATGGGCGCGCCGAAG GCGTCCTGCACTTGATGGTGATAACTGGTGGCGCGGGCATGCTGCAGCTTTCCTTAGATTTGTTAAGCTAGCACCTACAGCACTTGTTCGAGGCCGTGTTCGTCAG AGCAAGCGTGAAGCTGCTTACTTTGTTGTGGTCCTCCATGACAAAAAAACTGTTCTTATTGGGGTGCGTGGGACAGAGACACCAGAGGATCTCATAACCGATGGACTATGCAGAGAATGTGCTTTCACCATGGAAGATTTGGATGGACTAGTAAA TAGTGAACTATTACCTGTAACTACGAGGGAGAGAGTTATTTCTACATTCCCGCACTATGGACATGGTGGAATTGTAGAGGCTGCTCGGGAGCTTTTCATGCAACTCAACGACTGCACAGGAG ATAATGATAACTCAGAAAACACGTCCTCCagaaaacatggatttctatcgaCGCTTGTCCAGGAGGGCAGTGAGTGTCATGGATATAAAATTCGTGTCGTTGGACATTCTTTAGGAGGCGCTGTTGCTACAGTCCTTGGAATGATG CTTTTTGGCAGATACCCAGACGTGCATGTGTATGCTTATGGTCCACTTCCTtgtgtggatttggtaatagccGAAGCCTGTTCACAGTTTGTTACCAC CATTGTAAACAACGACGAATTTTCTTCCCGCCTTTCAATCAACTCAATCCTGAGGCTACGATCTGCTGCAATAAGTACTCTTTCAGATAATTCTCCAGATGATACAGCAATGATACAAAAACTCGCTCGCAGAATTTTGAATGCAAACAAGTATCATGAAAGGCAGTCTCCACACCAGGATGCATTATGCAATACTGAGCCAGACCCTCAAGATTTGCAAAATGGCTTTGGTGGCTACGATGGACCCAGTTCATCCATAGATGAGCCCAGAAGCTATCGAAGCCTACAAATTGATCAGGATGTCCGGAGGATTCCACTTGATGGGCATGATTCCGGTTTGGAAGAGGCTCAGACATCCTCTGGGGAAATACTAGTTGAGTCTCGAGAGATGTTTCTTGCAGGCTTAATTATTCATGTGGTGCGGAACAGAAGAAGCCTCTTTCCTCTTTGGAAATGCTGGAACCCTCAGGAAGCTGAACAACCATATAAAGCTGTTTTTGCGAAAAGAGAGAACTTCAGGGATATTGCTGTTACTCCTTCTATGTTCATGGATCACTTACCATGGAG GTGTCGGTTTGCTATGCAGAGAACTCTGGAAGCCCAACCATCACATCATCGAGCTAATTCTGATTCACCTGTACAACATTTAGTCTGA
- the LOC123427080 gene encoding diacylglycerol lipase-beta-like isoform X1 — translation MAVGALQLVGAIYLMFVIVSDLPNERRPTSCFFGQDGAEQVSRRALIALFLILSWVVVVLQCFTGSDVLRWRSFYATHDMAWKAHYREVFDHGIREALCCLGRAKYMTVLEEDEVYSVARLLGELVAYRASGTGHLELLAGLALLQKHGNLPDLQTDLVEAPHKLMREAAILHPFAEACYTGPLLDVGRNPILFPCAWIYRQGVLTPWARRRRPALDGDNWWRGHAAAFLRFVKLAPTALVRGRVRQSKREAAYFVVVLHDKKTVLIGVRGTETPEDLITDGLCRECAFTMEDLDGLVNELLPVTTRERVISTFPHYGHGGIVEAARELFMQLNDCTGDNDNSENTSSRKHGFLSTLVQEGSECHGYKIRVVGHSLGGAVATVLGMMLFGRYPDVHVYAYGPLPCVDLVIAEACSQFVTTIVNNDEFSSRLSINSILRLRSAAISTLSDNSPDDTAMIQKLARRILNANKYHERQSPHQDALCNTEPDPQDLQNGFGGYDGPSSSIDEPRSYRSLQIDQDVRRIPLDGHDSGLEEAQTSSGEILVESREMFLAGLIIHVVRNRRSLFPLWKCWNPQEAEQPYKAVFAKRENFRDIAVTPSMFMDHLPWRCRFAMQRTLEAQPSHHRANSDSPVQHLV, via the exons ATGGCTGTTGGTGCATTGCAGCTGGTTGGGGCAATTTATCTCATGTTTGTCATTGTGAGTGATCTTCCCAACGAAAGAAGACCCACGTCCTGTTTCTTTG GACAGGATGGAGCTGAGCAGGTCTCCAGACGAGCATTAATTGCTTTGTTTCTTATCCTTTCCTGGGTTGTGGTCGTCCTTCAGTGCTTCACGGGTTCTGATGTACTGAGATGGCGATCATTCTATGCGACCCATGATATGGCATGGAAAGCTCATTACAGGGAAGTGTTTGATCATGGAATTCGTGAGGCTTTGTGCTGCTTAGGACGTGCAAAGTATAT GACTGTATTGGAAGAAGATGAGGTATATTCTGTGGCAAGACTTCTGGGTGAATTGGTTGCATACCGTGCTTCTGGGACTGGCCATTTGGAACTGTTAGCAG GGCTTGCTCTATTGCAGAAGCATGGGAATTTGCCTGATTTGCAAACTGACCTTGTGGAGGCACCTCATAAGCTTATGCGAGAAGCTGCTATTCTCCATCCATTTGCTGAAGCATGTTACACG GGGCCACTTCTTGATGTCGGAAGAAACCCCATTTTGTTTCCATGTGCATGGATTTATCGACAAGGCGTTTTAACTCCATGGGCGCGCCGAAG GCGTCCTGCACTTGATGGTGATAACTGGTGGCGCGGGCATGCTGCAGCTTTCCTTAGATTTGTTAAGCTAGCACCTACAGCACTTGTTCGAGGCCGTGTTCGTCAG AGCAAGCGTGAAGCTGCTTACTTTGTTGTGGTCCTCCATGACAAAAAAACTGTTCTTATTGGGGTGCGTGGGACAGAGACACCAGAGGATCTCATAACCGATGGACTATGCAGAGAATGTGCTTTCACCATGGAAGATTTGGATGGACTAGTAAA TGAACTATTACCTGTAACTACGAGGGAGAGAGTTATTTCTACATTCCCGCACTATGGACATGGTGGAATTGTAGAGGCTGCTCGGGAGCTTTTCATGCAACTCAACGACTGCACAGGAG ATAATGATAACTCAGAAAACACGTCCTCCagaaaacatggatttctatcgaCGCTTGTCCAGGAGGGCAGTGAGTGTCATGGATATAAAATTCGTGTCGTTGGACATTCTTTAGGAGGCGCTGTTGCTACAGTCCTTGGAATGATG CTTTTTGGCAGATACCCAGACGTGCATGTGTATGCTTATGGTCCACTTCCTtgtgtggatttggtaatagccGAAGCCTGTTCACAGTTTGTTACCAC CATTGTAAACAACGACGAATTTTCTTCCCGCCTTTCAATCAACTCAATCCTGAGGCTACGATCTGCTGCAATAAGTACTCTTTCAGATAATTCTCCAGATGATACAGCAATGATACAAAAACTCGCTCGCAGAATTTTGAATGCAAACAAGTATCATGAAAGGCAGTCTCCACACCAGGATGCATTATGCAATACTGAGCCAGACCCTCAAGATTTGCAAAATGGCTTTGGTGGCTACGATGGACCCAGTTCATCCATAGATGAGCCCAGAAGCTATCGAAGCCTACAAATTGATCAGGATGTCCGGAGGATTCCACTTGATGGGCATGATTCCGGTTTGGAAGAGGCTCAGACATCCTCTGGGGAAATACTAGTTGAGTCTCGAGAGATGTTTCTTGCAGGCTTAATTATTCATGTGGTGCGGAACAGAAGAAGCCTCTTTCCTCTTTGGAAATGCTGGAACCCTCAGGAAGCTGAACAACCATATAAAGCTGTTTTTGCGAAAAGAGAGAACTTCAGGGATATTGCTGTTACTCCTTCTATGTTCATGGATCACTTACCATGGAG GTGTCGGTTTGCTATGCAGAGAACTCTGGAAGCCCAACCATCACATCATCGAGCTAATTCTGATTCACCTGTACAACATTTAGTCTGA
- the LOC123427080 gene encoding diacylglycerol lipase-beta-like isoform X3, with amino-acid sequence MAVGALQLVGAIYLMFVIVSDLPNERRPTSCFFGQDGAEQVSRRALIALFLILSWVVVVLQCFTGSDVLRWRSFYATHDMAWKAHYREVFDHGIREALCCLGRAKYMTVLEEDEVYSVARLLGELVAYRASGTGHLELLAGLALLQKHGNLPDLQTDLVEAPHKLMREAAILHPFAEACYTGPLLDVGRNPILFPCAWIYRQGVLTPWARRRRPALDGDNWWRGHAAAFLRFVKLAPTALVRGRVRQSKREAAYFVVVLHDKKTVLIGVRGTETPEDLITDGLCRECAFTMEDLDGLVNSELLPVTTRERVISTFPHYGHGGIVEAARELFMQLNDCTGDNDNSENTSSRKHGFLSTLVQEGSECHGYKIRVVGHSLGGAVATVLGMMLFGRYPDVHVYAYGPLPCVDLHCKQRRIFFPPFNQLNPEATICCNKYSFR; translated from the exons ATGGCTGTTGGTGCATTGCAGCTGGTTGGGGCAATTTATCTCATGTTTGTCATTGTGAGTGATCTTCCCAACGAAAGAAGACCCACGTCCTGTTTCTTTG GACAGGATGGAGCTGAGCAGGTCTCCAGACGAGCATTAATTGCTTTGTTTCTTATCCTTTCCTGGGTTGTGGTCGTCCTTCAGTGCTTCACGGGTTCTGATGTACTGAGATGGCGATCATTCTATGCGACCCATGATATGGCATGGAAAGCTCATTACAGGGAAGTGTTTGATCATGGAATTCGTGAGGCTTTGTGCTGCTTAGGACGTGCAAAGTATAT GACTGTATTGGAAGAAGATGAGGTATATTCTGTGGCAAGACTTCTGGGTGAATTGGTTGCATACCGTGCTTCTGGGACTGGCCATTTGGAACTGTTAGCAG GGCTTGCTCTATTGCAGAAGCATGGGAATTTGCCTGATTTGCAAACTGACCTTGTGGAGGCACCTCATAAGCTTATGCGAGAAGCTGCTATTCTCCATCCATTTGCTGAAGCATGTTACACG GGGCCACTTCTTGATGTCGGAAGAAACCCCATTTTGTTTCCATGTGCATGGATTTATCGACAAGGCGTTTTAACTCCATGGGCGCGCCGAAG GCGTCCTGCACTTGATGGTGATAACTGGTGGCGCGGGCATGCTGCAGCTTTCCTTAGATTTGTTAAGCTAGCACCTACAGCACTTGTTCGAGGCCGTGTTCGTCAG AGCAAGCGTGAAGCTGCTTACTTTGTTGTGGTCCTCCATGACAAAAAAACTGTTCTTATTGGGGTGCGTGGGACAGAGACACCAGAGGATCTCATAACCGATGGACTATGCAGAGAATGTGCTTTCACCATGGAAGATTTGGATGGACTAGTAAA TAGTGAACTATTACCTGTAACTACGAGGGAGAGAGTTATTTCTACATTCCCGCACTATGGACATGGTGGAATTGTAGAGGCTGCTCGGGAGCTTTTCATGCAACTCAACGACTGCACAGGAG ATAATGATAACTCAGAAAACACGTCCTCCagaaaacatggatttctatcgaCGCTTGTCCAGGAGGGCAGTGAGTGTCATGGATATAAAATTCGTGTCGTTGGACATTCTTTAGGAGGCGCTGTTGCTACAGTCCTTGGAATGATG CTTTTTGGCAGATACCCAGACGTGCATGTGTATGCTTATGGTCCACTTCCTtgtgtggatttg CATTGTAAACAACGACGAATTTTCTTCCCGCCTTTCAATCAACTCAATCCTGAGGCTACGATCTGCTGCAATAAGTACTCTTTCAGATAA
- the LOC123427080 gene encoding diacylglycerol lipase-beta-like isoform X4: MAVGALQLVGAIYLMFVIVSDLPNERRPTSCFFGQDGAEQVSRRALIALFLILSWVVVVLQCFTGSDVLRWRSFYATHDMAWKAHYREVFDHGIREALCCLGRAKYMTVLEEDEVYSVARLLGELVAYRASGTGHLELLAGLALLQKHGNLPDLQTDLVEAPHKLMREAAILHPFAEACYTGPLLDVGRNPILFPCAWIYRQGVLTPWARRRRPALDGDNWWRGHAAAFLRFVKLAPTALVRGRVRQSKREAAYFVVVLHDKKTVLIGVRGTETPEDLITDGLCRECAFTMEDLDGLVNSELLPVTTRERVISTFPHYGHGGIVEAARELFMQLNDCTGDNDNSENTSSRKHGFLSTLVQEGSECHGYKIRVVGHSLGGAVATVLGMMLFGRYPDVHVYAYGPLPCVDLVIAEACSQFVTT, from the exons ATGGCTGTTGGTGCATTGCAGCTGGTTGGGGCAATTTATCTCATGTTTGTCATTGTGAGTGATCTTCCCAACGAAAGAAGACCCACGTCCTGTTTCTTTG GACAGGATGGAGCTGAGCAGGTCTCCAGACGAGCATTAATTGCTTTGTTTCTTATCCTTTCCTGGGTTGTGGTCGTCCTTCAGTGCTTCACGGGTTCTGATGTACTGAGATGGCGATCATTCTATGCGACCCATGATATGGCATGGAAAGCTCATTACAGGGAAGTGTTTGATCATGGAATTCGTGAGGCTTTGTGCTGCTTAGGACGTGCAAAGTATAT GACTGTATTGGAAGAAGATGAGGTATATTCTGTGGCAAGACTTCTGGGTGAATTGGTTGCATACCGTGCTTCTGGGACTGGCCATTTGGAACTGTTAGCAG GGCTTGCTCTATTGCAGAAGCATGGGAATTTGCCTGATTTGCAAACTGACCTTGTGGAGGCACCTCATAAGCTTATGCGAGAAGCTGCTATTCTCCATCCATTTGCTGAAGCATGTTACACG GGGCCACTTCTTGATGTCGGAAGAAACCCCATTTTGTTTCCATGTGCATGGATTTATCGACAAGGCGTTTTAACTCCATGGGCGCGCCGAAG GCGTCCTGCACTTGATGGTGATAACTGGTGGCGCGGGCATGCTGCAGCTTTCCTTAGATTTGTTAAGCTAGCACCTACAGCACTTGTTCGAGGCCGTGTTCGTCAG AGCAAGCGTGAAGCTGCTTACTTTGTTGTGGTCCTCCATGACAAAAAAACTGTTCTTATTGGGGTGCGTGGGACAGAGACACCAGAGGATCTCATAACCGATGGACTATGCAGAGAATGTGCTTTCACCATGGAAGATTTGGATGGACTAGTAAA TAGTGAACTATTACCTGTAACTACGAGGGAGAGAGTTATTTCTACATTCCCGCACTATGGACATGGTGGAATTGTAGAGGCTGCTCGGGAGCTTTTCATGCAACTCAACGACTGCACAGGAG ATAATGATAACTCAGAAAACACGTCCTCCagaaaacatggatttctatcgaCGCTTGTCCAGGAGGGCAGTGAGTGTCATGGATATAAAATTCGTGTCGTTGGACATTCTTTAGGAGGCGCTGTTGCTACAGTCCTTGGAATGATG CTTTTTGGCAGATACCCAGACGTGCATGTGTATGCTTATGGTCCACTTCCTtgtgtggatttggtaatagccGAAGCCTGTTCACAGTTTGTTACCACGTAA